In the genome of Candidatus Cloacimonadota bacterium, the window CGGTCTTCTAGTCATAGTAAGTTCTCTCGCCTTCATTTGACGCCACTTGTCAATCTCAGCATGATTCCCTGAAATTAAAACGTCCGGAACTTCTCTATCCATAAACTTTGCTGGTCTCGTATAGTGTGGGGTCCCTAACAATCCTCTCTGATGAGAATCTGTCATTGCCGACTCAATATCCCCAATAACACCATCTATGAGACGAGAAACGGCATCGATCATCACCATCGCTGGTACTTCTCCTCCTGAGAGGACATAATCGCCGATTGATATCTCATCCGTTACCAACATATCTCTTATTCTCTGATCTATTTCTTTATAATGACCACAGAGAAAAATGATTCTCTCCTTATCTTTATAACGAGAAATGATATCTTGATTTAATAATCGTCCTTGCGGCGTAAAATAGACAACCGGTGCCTTATCTTCACCCAATACCGATGTAATCGCTTCATACAGAGGCTCCGGCTTCATTACCATCCCAGCTCCACCACCAAAAGGATAATCATCTACCTGATGATGTTTATCGGTGGTAAAGCTTCTGATATTATGCAGATTTATTTCTAACAATTTCTTCTCTCGAGCACGAAAGACAATACCGTTATCGATGAAACTAGCAAATAATTCAGGAAAGATTGTTAAGATGTCAATTTTCATAAGTCTATCAGTTCCTGAATATTTTTCACGACTACTTTATTGTTCTCGTAGTCTTTTTTTATTACATATTCATCAACATCGGGAATCATAATACTCTTCTCATCTTGATTAAGAGTAACTACCAGAACATCATGGGCTCTATTATTGAAAATGTCAGCAATAATGCCGATTTTCTTGTCCTGATAAAAAAGTTCTCTACCTATAAGATCTTCTTGAGAAAATGATAAAAAGTCGTAAGTTTCACTATCTACAGCTAACCAAGCTTTATTTGCTTTCCTTAACTCGGAAATAATTTCCTGATCCTGAAATTTACCGGTTAGACGTGTCCCCTTTAAACAGAGTCCCTCTGTAACGACGAAACGAATCTTTTCGTCATTGATAATAACAAAGAACTCATCTATAGACAGAAAACAGGCTTGGAAGTTCGCATAAACACGAATTTCAAATGTTCCGTCATCTTTATAATTATACCCAAACCTGCCTATTTTTATCAGGTTATGCGTGTCCACTACTCAACTATTTCTAATTCGGATCTTTTTCCCTGTTTTGTAGAAACAGCATTCAAAATAGTTCTGAGTGCACCAGCAGTACGACCTCTTTTACCGATAATTTTTCCTATATCAGATTTTGAGACCTTCAATTCGTAGATAGTTACCTTTTCACCAACGATTTCTTTGACATCTACCTGACTTGGATCATCAACAAGTGCTTTTGCGATATATTCTAGAATCTCTTTCATATCTCTACTCCTTTTCTCCGTTTGATTCATTCACAGATGAATCTGACTGTTTAACGTATTTGTACTCATGAAATTTCTTCAGAACGCCAGCTTTTCTAAACAAAGCACGAACTGTATCCGATGGTTGCGCACCATCTTTAAGCCATTTCATGGCTTTTTCTTCATCAAGTTGCAATGTATATGGATCGGTTTTAGGATCATAATACCCTAAAGCTTCAATATATTTTCCATCTCTTTTCCATCTGGAATCCACTGCTACTATCCTATAAAAAGGCTGATCCTTTGCTCCCATTCTTTTCAATCTCAACCTAACCATTTAATCTCCTTCTTTTTCAGTATTTATTATTCGTATAAGACCTCTAAAATAAACTTCTTATTATACGGTTAAAAGTCAAGGTTTATTTAAGAAACTTGAAAGCAGCTTTCTTAATATTACCCTGATTAAATTGTTTCAACATTATCTTCATTTGATCATATTGTTTCAGTAACCTATTAACGCTTTGAATATCAGTGCCACTACCATCAGCAATCCTTTTTCTTCTGGAACCGTTCAAGATATCCGGGTTCTCGCGCTCTTTCAAGGTCATAGATGATATTATTGCTTCAATTCTTTTGGTCTCTTTTTCTGAAAACTGTGTCTGATCAAACATCTTGGCATTTACTCCGGGTATCATTTGCATTATTTGTTGCATAGAACCCATTTTTTTCAACTGTTGCAGTTGTTCATAGAAGTCATTGAGCGTAAAAATATTCTTTTGTAATCTTTTATTAAGTTTTTCTGCTTTTTCAGTATCCATTGAAGCTTCAGCTTTCTCGATCAAAGATAGAATATCACCCATACCAAGGATACGAGAAGCCATTCTTTCAGAGTGAAATTCTTCAATATCAGAAGCTTTTTCACCTATCCCGATAAAGGCAATTGGCTTATTCGTGACCGCTTTGATAGATAAAGCAGCACCCCCTCTGGCATCACCATCCAATTTAGTTAAAACTACAGCATCAAACTCCAATTGTCGATTGAATTCAGAGGCAACATTTACAGCATCCTGACCGGTCATGGCATCAGCAACAAACAAGACAAAATCTGGTTTAACTTGCTGTTTTAATTCAATAACTTCATTCATCATTTGCTGATCGAGATGCATTCTTCCAGCAGTGTCAAAGATCAGAAGATTCTTCATCTCTTTGTCAGCTAGAGCAATACTCTTTTCAGCTATCTTTCTGACATTATTACTATCGTCATAAACAACAGGAACATCAAGTTGTTTTCCGAGAGTTTGTAATTGTTGAACCGCAGCCGGTCGATGAATATCACAAGCTGCTAATAACGGGACAGCCCCTTTTTTTCTCAAATAATTAGCCAGCTTGATACAAAAGGTGGTTTTACCCGATCCTTGTAAGCCAACCATCATAATTTTGGTCAATTTATTGTCATAGATTTTAAGATCGAATTTCTCTTTACCCATCAAGAATATCAATTCCTGATGAACAATTTTAATTAGCTGTTGTCCAGGAGTTAAGCTTTTCATCACCTCGGTACCAATAGCTTTTTCCTGCACAGTATTAACAAAATCTTTAACAACTTTAAAGTTAACGTCTGCCTCCAAAAGAGCCCGACGTATCTCTCTCATCGTTTCCTTGATATTATCTTCGCTAAGCTTGCCCTGTCCTCTTAGTTTTTTAATTATCAGTTCCATTCTGGAGGAAAGGTCATTTAACATTGCGTAACCTCCCGATTGTTAACGAATAATCATTTGTATTAAAGATATATGCTCCCGCAACAAGGATATCAGCACCCGTCTCAATTAATTTTGGTGCATTTATATTATTAACTCCACCATCAACTTCTATTTCAAATTCAGACCTTTCTTTAGACATTAACCTGACATTCTTGATTTTATCATAAACAGTGGGAATAAACTTCTGCCCACTAAAACCAGGATTGACGCTCATAAGTAGAACAAAATCAAGATCAGATATAACCGGCTCAAGTATGCTTTCAGATATTCCGGGATTTATCGCCCAACCTACTTTTATACCCATATTTTTCATTTGGTAGATAAGTCTGTGATTATGATATACTGTTTCCGGATGATATGAAATGTATCTCACCCCTATAGCAGCTAAATCTTCGATATAATTTTCAGGATTCAAGACCATCAAATGAGCATCGAGTGGAATTGAAGTCAGCTTAGCTATCTTGGATATCAAGGGTGCACCAAATGTTAAATTTGGTACATAATGACCATCCATAACATCCAGATGTATCAAATCTGCTTGAGCAGCAGTAATTTTTTTTATCTCTTCACCAATATTACTTAGATCTGCAGCTAATATTGACGGAGCTATCTTAACTTTTCTTGGCATCATCCTTTATATAGAATACTATGTCCTTGATTTCAATCTTTAGTTTCTTTTTTATCCTTTCTTTTAATTGATCGCTGATCAAACTTAGTTCTTGTTTAATCACACTGTTAGCTACACCTACAAATAAGGTTTTTTTTTCAATACTAGATACATAGGAGTTTTCTGCAATATACTTTCCAACAATTGTTTCCCAATAAAAACAGATGCTGATGTAATCCCTATTCTCTTCTCCCAATATTTTGACTAAAAGTTTCTGTAATGGGGTATCCAGCTTATCTAAAGCCATATTAATGACAAATATCTTTGTGGTTTACGGGGTAGTTTGTGAATCAGATACCATTACTCCTTAATAAATTCTCGAGGAGAGGCAAGCATGTTTATTCCAGTCCATGTTAATACACAAATTATGAGAGCTGCATAATAAGCAGAACCCAGTGCATTATACGATTTATCATATTGCATCATCAATATCGCTGGCATAGCACATACAATCACGAGCAGAACATATCCACCGATAGTTTTAAGAATACTGAGCTGGTCTATTAAACGGATGGCAATAATAGCCAATCCAATGAGAATAATTGTCAATATGGTCAATATTACATACATACCGGCAGCAAAACCAATACCTCTAAAAAAGAAATAGGGCATTAATACTCCGATAATTATCAAAATTGCTCCAAATATCTTCCTGAAAATTCCTAGAAATTTTGGTTTCTCTGTAGACTTTCTCTGCCTTTTCATATTATATAGCAATAATAATGCAAAGATGACCAGAAAGATAAGAAAATACAATGGTACCATAAGCTGCGGATTATCAGTAGCAAAACCAATGGAAGCGAATGCAATCAACAAAACCAGCCAACCTAATACCTTAATCACATTTCCTAAAATTTTCTTCATAATGTCACTCTCCAGATTATTCTTCATTTTCAACAATTACTTTTATATTGGCATCAACATCGCTGGCAAGATGAATTCCAACATCATAGTCACCAAGTGCTTTTATATGTTTCTCACCTCTAATCATGGATTTATGAATCTCAAATCCTTTCTCTTTTAACGATTGAACGATATCTACATCAGATACTGAACCATAAAGATGATCATTCTCATCTGCTTTTCTCTGGTAAACAAGTTCGATACCCTCGATCTTCTGTGCTAATGCCTTTAAGGCATTAATATGTTCCAGCTCTTTCTTCTCGGCAACAAGCTTTATTGCTTCAATTTTTTGTAAATTCTTCTTATCAGCTATAACAGCATAGTTTCTCGGGATTAAAAAATTCCGTGCATAGCCATCGGCTACTTTAACTACTGAACCCACCTTTCCAAGCTTCTCTATACTCTCTAATAAAATAACTCTCACGGAGCCTCCTTATTATCTTGTTTAATATTTTTTACCTATATATGATTGATTTTTCTTATGTCAAGCCAATTATCAATTAACCCAAGCAAAGATACTATCAGTGCAAAATAAA includes:
- the trmD gene encoding tRNA (guanosine(37)-N1)-methyltransferase TrmD → MKIDILTIFPELFASFIDNGIVFRAREKKLLEINLHNIRSFTTDKHHQVDDYPFGGGAGMVMKPEPLYEAITSVLGEDKAPVVYFTPQGRLLNQDIISRYKDKERIIFLCGHYKEIDQRIRDMLVTDEISIGDYVLSGGEVPAMVMIDAVSRLIDGVIGDIESAMTDSHQRGLLGTPHYTRPAKFMDREVPDVLISGNHAEIDKWRQMKARELTMTRRPDLYYGKS
- a CDS encoding KH domain-containing protein, whose translation is MKEILEYIAKALVDDPSQVDVKEIVGEKVTIYELKVSKSDIGKIIGKRGRTAGALRTILNAVSTKQGKRSELEIVE
- the rpsP gene encoding 30S ribosomal protein S16; protein product: MVRLRLKRMGAKDQPFYRIVAVDSRWKRDGKYIEALGYYDPKTDPYTLQLDEEKAMKWLKDGAQPSDTVRALFRKAGVLKKFHEYKYVKQSDSSVNESNGEKE
- the ffh gene encoding signal recognition particle protein, whose amino-acid sequence is MLNDLSSRMELIIKKLRGQGKLSEDNIKETMREIRRALLEADVNFKVVKDFVNTVQEKAIGTEVMKSLTPGQQLIKIVHQELIFLMGKEKFDLKIYDNKLTKIMMVGLQGSGKTTFCIKLANYLRKKGAVPLLAACDIHRPAAVQQLQTLGKQLDVPVVYDDSNNVRKIAEKSIALADKEMKNLLIFDTAGRMHLDQQMMNEVIELKQQVKPDFVLFVADAMTGQDAVNVASEFNRQLEFDAVVLTKLDGDARGGAALSIKAVTNKPIAFIGIGEKASDIEEFHSERMASRILGMGDILSLIEKAEASMDTEKAEKLNKRLQKNIFTLNDFYEQLQQLKKMGSMQQIMQMIPGVNAKMFDQTQFSEKETKRIEAIISSMTLKERENPDILNGSRRKRIADGSGTDIQSVNRLLKQYDQMKIMLKQFNQGNIKKAAFKFLK
- the rpe gene encoding ribulose-phosphate 3-epimerase, with the translated sequence MPRKVKIAPSILAADLSNIGEEIKKITAAQADLIHLDVMDGHYVPNLTFGAPLISKIAKLTSIPLDAHLMVLNPENYIEDLAAIGVRYISYHPETVYHNHRLIYQMKNMGIKVGWAINPGISESILEPVISDLDFVLLMSVNPGFSGQKFIPTVYDKIKNVRLMSKERSEFEIEVDGGVNNINAPKLIETGADILVAGAYIFNTNDYSLTIGRLRNVK
- a CDS encoding DUF721 domain-containing protein: MALDKLDTPLQKLLVKILGEENRDYISICFYWETIVGKYIAENSYVSSIEKKTLFVGVANSVIKQELSLISDQLKERIKKKLKIEIKDIVFYIKDDAKKS
- the rplI gene encoding 50S ribosomal protein L9, encoding MRVILLESIEKLGKVGSVVKVADGYARNFLIPRNYAVIADKKNLQKIEAIKLVAEKKELEHINALKALAQKIEGIELVYQRKADENDHLYGSVSDVDIVQSLKEKGFEIHKSMIRGEKHIKALGDYDVGIHLASDVDANIKVIVENEE